A DNA window from Desulfobaculum bizertense DSM 18034 contains the following coding sequences:
- the hydE gene encoding [FeFe] hydrogenase H-cluster radical SAM maturase HydE: MSTLSSSDILQFLSGRRDSELFAQADAEKTRVFGRDIFLRGIVEFSNHCRNRCQYCGLRAPNTELTRYRISRDDILLATRSIADMGLGTVVLQSGDDFHFSAEEIGGIIRQIKAERDIAVTLSLGDRSREEFALWRDCGADRYLLKIETTALDLFRRCRPGARFDERLRRIESLQELGYEVGSGIITGLPGMTHTILAQDILQLSKMGLDMIAAGPFVPHPQTPFANEAPGDVDESNRVTALLRLLNPGTNIPATSALDALRPGSRIAALKMGCNVVMPSFTPQSVRAAYNIYPGKNMIPSPALQIVESVRSAISELGLVPSTSQGFSRRNA; the protein is encoded by the coding sequence ATGAGCACACTCTCTTCCTCTGATATTCTCCAGTTTCTCAGTGGCAGACGGGACAGCGAGCTGTTTGCACAGGCGGATGCAGAAAAGACACGCGTCTTTGGCCGCGACATTTTTTTGCGCGGCATTGTGGAATTTTCCAACCACTGCCGTAACCGCTGCCAGTACTGCGGACTTCGGGCACCAAACACAGAACTCACGCGCTACCGCATCAGCAGGGATGACATTCTGCTGGCAACGCGCAGCATTGCCGACATGGGCCTCGGAACCGTGGTGCTCCAGTCTGGTGACGACTTCCATTTTTCTGCTGAGGAAATTGGAGGAATTATTCGCCAGATCAAGGCGGAGCGAGACATTGCGGTAACGCTCTCCCTTGGCGACAGGTCTCGCGAAGAATTTGCGCTGTGGCGTGACTGCGGGGCTGACCGCTATCTGCTCAAAATTGAGACAACAGCGCTGGACCTGTTCAGGAGATGCCGCCCCGGAGCACGATTTGACGAACGGCTTCGGCGCATCGAAAGCCTGCAGGAGCTAGGCTATGAAGTTGGCTCCGGCATCATCACGGGACTCCCGGGCATGACGCACACGATTCTGGCTCAGGACATTCTCCAGCTCTCGAAAATGGGGCTGGACATGATCGCTGCCGGGCCTTTTGTTCCGCATCCGCAAACACCCTTTGCCAACGAAGCACCGGGCGATGTGGACGAGAGCAACCGCGTGACGGCCCTGCTCCGTCTGCTCAACCCCGGAACAAACATTCCTGCAACCAGCGCACTGGATGCCCTGCGTCCCGGCAGCCGCATTGCCGCACTGAAAATGGGCTGCAACGTCGTGATGCCGTCCTTCACGCCCCAAAGCGTTCGCGCTGCCTACAATATTTATCCAGGCAAAAACATGATTCCAAGCCCGGCCCTCCAGATTGTGGAGTCGGTGCGCTCGGCCATTAGCGAGCTGGGGCTTGTTCCTTCAACTTCACAAGGTTTTTCCAGGAGAAACGCATGA